In Topomyia yanbarensis strain Yona2022 chromosome 2, ASM3024719v1, whole genome shotgun sequence, one DNA window encodes the following:
- the LOC131679369 gene encoding translocation protein SEC62, with amino-acid sequence MAEKRRSKKRKDEYTGPNGADQEQEKATKEEYKVAKWLKSNVPTKKTKFLNHNVEYFSSGRAVDALLASKFAQGDNCLFPHRQAVIDFMDGMLHHKFFHRAKKVAVSEQELRGKIKKPSEKDKEKSKDEKATDGGESSHAEGGAKADKAAAEKEKRKRKIRLEMHPEQLFVDGHEAYVWLYDPIPMHYWIFGALLVVGAIVICLFPLWPPLLRKGVYYLSIAAAGFLVFILGLAVLRFVIFCLVWIVTGGKHHFWLLPNLTEDVGFFASFWPLYDHEYRESIVDKDKNKKNKKRKRDKDSDAEDDVGVGANVPPKIDEIGEHDVEKKQSSEESQLRYRGKEKKESTKEVDETANVSDAQDEDHGEEEKNSESESEGSQRSSTGKDFEMVDPDDVDNS; translated from the exons ATGGCTGAAAAGCGGCGATCCAAGAAACGTAAAGAT GAATACACTGGTCCCAACGGTGCCGACCAAGAGCAAGAGAAAGCCACGAAGGAGGAGTACAAAGTGGCAAAATGGCTCAAATCGAACGTACCCACGAAAAAAACCAAATTTCTAAACCACAACGTGGAATATTTTTCCTCGGGTCGAGCGGTAGATGCTTTGTTAGCATCCAAATTTGCCCAGGGCGATAACTGCCTGTTTCCCCACCGACAGGCGGTGATTGATTTTATGGATGGAATGTTACATCACAAGTTTTTCCATCGCGCCAAAAAAGTAGCGGTCAGTGAGCAGGAACTAAgaggaaaaatcaaaaaaccCTCGGAAAAGGATAAAGAAAAAAGCAAGGATGAAAAAGCAACCGATGGTGGTGAAAGCAGTCATGCGGAGGGTGGCGCAAAAGCGGATAAAGCAGCGGCAGAAAAAGAGAAACGCAAACGCAAAATCCGGTTGGAGATGCACCCGGAGCAACTTTTTGTTGACGGCCATGAAGCATACGTCTGGCTGTACGATCCCATTCCGATGCACTACTGGATCTTTGGCGCTCTTTTGGTTGTCGGAGCAATTGTAATATGTTTATTCCCGCTATGGCCCCCGCTTCTGCGAAAGGGCGTTTACTATCTCAGTATAGCGGCCGCCGGATTCCTGGTGTTTATTCTTGGTCTGGCTGTGTTGCGATTTGTAATCTTCTGTCTCGTATGGATTGTAACTGGGGGCAAGCATCATTTCTGGTTGCTACCGAACTTGACCGAGGATGTGGGATTTTTCGCGTCTTTCTGGCCACTGTATGAT cATGAATACAGGGAGAGTATTGTGGACAAAGACaagaataagaaaaataaaaaacggaAGCGCGACAAGGATAGTGATGCGGAAGACGATGTAGGTGTTGGAGCCAACGTTCCGCCAAAAATTGATGAAATTGGGGAACATGATGTTGAAAAGAAGCAGTCGTCGGAGGAAAGCCAGCTGCGGTACCGAGGAAAAGAGAAGAAAGAATCGACGAAAGAGGTGGATGAAACGGCAAATGTTAGTGATGCACAGGACGAGGATCACGGAGAAGAGGAGAAAAA CTCTGAAAGTGAGTCTGAAGGTTCTCAACGATCATCCACTGGCAAAGACTTTGAAATGGTCGATCCGGACGACGTGGACAACTCGTAA
- the LOC131679374 gene encoding zinc finger CCCH domain-containing protein 15 homolog, with amino-acid sequence MPPKKPAAGPSKKAETKKKEKIIEDKTFGLKNKKGAKQQKFISQVEKQVKSGGQHNLTQNPNAKKEEKEKKLKEQKELAALFKPVPSQKIEKGVDPKSILCAFFKQGTCTKGDKCKFSHDLSIERKAEKRSIHVDMRDSENDTIENWTEEKLAEVVAKKHAKEKNMPTTTIICKYFLDAVERTLYGWFWECPNGEKCIYRHALPPGYVLKKDKKKMEADKEEISLVDLIETERAALGANQTRVTLETFLAWKKRKLQEKKQREIDDEERKRKDFKAGRQNGLSGREMFSFNPELVDFGMDEGEDAIECYGRNEEDDDATEYKELDLNMLSLSIKEVDNTGTVADTDRWEKMNKSKSAATNGEVEDGAAAAIGGSADAAPINENLFLEEDLEGIDDELSDDDEDDDDNDDSRQSGKS; translated from the exons ATGCCTCCGAAAAAGCCTGCGGCTGGACCGTCAAAAAAGGCGGAAACCAAGAAGAAGGAAAAAATCATTGAG GATAAAACTTTCGGTTTGAAGAACAAAAAGGGAGCTAAACAGCAGAAGTTTATATCGCAAGTAGAGAAACAGGTCAAAAGCGGTGGACAGCATAATTTAACTCAGAATCCAAATGCAAAGAAGGAGGAGAAGGAGAAAAAGTTAAAGGAACAGAAGGAGTTGGCTGCACTTTTCAAGCCGGTCCCATCGCAGAAAATCGAGAAAGGCGTTGATCCTAAGTCGATTCTTTGTGCATTCTTTAAACAGGGTACTTGTACCAAAGGCGACAAATGTAAATTTTCCCATGATTTGTCCATAGAGCGGAAGGCGGAGAAACGATCAATCCACGTAGATATGCGCGATTCCGAGAACGATACGATCGAAAACTGGACCGAGGAAAAACTGGCCGAAGTGGTGGCCAAGAAACACGCAAAGGAAAAGAACATGCCAACGACTACTATT ATCTGCAAGTATTTTTTGGATGCGGTTGAACGTACGCTGTACGGCTGGTTCTGGGAATGTCCCAACGGCGAGAAGTGCATATATCGCCATGCATTGCCTCCTGGTTATGTGTTGAAAAAGGACAAGAAGAAAATGGAAGCAGATAAGGAGGAAATTTCACTGGTTGATTTGATCGAAACGGAACGTGCTGCTCTTGGAGCGAACCAAACTCGGGTCACGCTTGAAACATTCCTTGCCTGGAAGAAGCGTAAACTACAGGAGAAGAAGCAACGCGAGATTGATGATGAGGAACGTAAAAGAAAGGACTTTAAGGCTGGTCGCCAGAACGGACTCTCCGGCCGGGAAATGTTTAGCTTCAATCCCGAGTTAGTTGATTTTGGAATGGACGAGGGTGAAGATGCGATCGAATGTTACGGTAGAAATGAAGAGGATGACGATGCTACCGAATATAAGGAGCTAGATTTAAATATGCTTTCATTGTCGATTAAGGAG GTGGATAATACTGGTACCGTGGCTGATACGGATCGTTGGGAAAAGATGAACAAGAGCAAATCTGCGGCTACAAACGGCGAGGTAGAGGATGGTGCAGCGGCAGCAATTGGTGGATCAGCAGATGCGGCTCCTATAAATGAGAATCTATTCCTCGAAGAGGATCTCGAAGGAATCGATGACGAGCTAAGCGACGATGACGAAGACGACGACGATAACGACGATAGCCGGCAAAGTGGAAAATCGTGA